The window CGAGTTCGCGATCGACGATTTGCAGGAAGGAGACCCGCGCCGGGAAGGTCAGGAGATGATCCTGCAAGCCGCCCGCCGCATCCGGGAACTGGTCGAGCAGACGCTGCTCTTCAGCCGCAAGGAGGAAACGGTCAGGGAAAGCGTGGAGGTGCGCAGGCTGCTCGGGGACTGCGAGCGTCTGTTGCGGGGCGCCGTGCCGACTACGATCAAATTCAAGGTTTCTTACGACAGAGATGTGGGCGCCGTCATGGCCAACCGAACCCAGATAGAGTCGGTGCTGTTGAATCTGGCCATGAACGCCGTTCACGCCATGGAGGAGAAAGGAGGGGTTCTGGATATTTCCGCAGGCCTTGCCGATTCCGGACGGGAAGGGGACGACCATGTCTGCCTGTGCGTCCGGGATACAGGATCGGGCATGGATGAAGAGACGAAGGCCCGCATCTTTGAACCCTTTTTCACAACCAAGAAACAGGGGGAGGGAACAGGACTGGGACTGTCCGTCGCCCACGGCATCGTGACCGCGCACGGCGGCGTCATTACGGTGGACAGCAGGCCGGGAAAAGGGACTACCTTCTGCGTCTCCCTGCCGCGCTATAAAACCCCCGGATACCCGGTTCAGGTAACGACGTAATGACCCGTAAACCGGTCAATCCCGATGAGGCTACGATTCTGATCGTCGAGGACGAGGAGATGGTCCTCCAGATCATCGGCAAGTGTTTGCAGAAGATGGGCGTTCCGACCATCCTGGAGGCGCGGAACGGGGAGGAAGCCTGGCAAATCCTTTCGGAACGCAAGGATGAGGTGGACCTCGTCATCTGCGATTGGAATATGCCGCGCATGACCGGCATCTCATTGCTCAAAAAGATTCGCGGCGAATTGCTCGAAACCCGTTTCATGATGCTGACCGGACGAGGCCGGATGATATCGGCGGTCGAGGCCAAGCGGGCGGGCGTCGATGTATTCGCGTTCAAGCCTTATTCGCCCGCCTGCATGATGAAAAAGGTGGCCGCCCTCCTCCGTGACGATGAGAATAAAGAGGAGGAAAGGGAATGGGGGACAATTCTGAATTAAGGGGATACTTCCCCCCCATCCGCCTCTTGCTCTATATGTCCCGAGTATGTACATGAGTCGCCGAAAGAGTTTCGGTTATCTTGACTCGTTCAGCGGAGGGCGTTTTTGTGCCTAGAATTACTTTTATCGATCCCGACGGCAGCCGTCATGATGTTGACGCGCCCATAGGGATGTCGGTGCTTGAGATCGCTCACAAGCACGGCGTCAATCTTGAAGGCGCCTGTGAAGGATCGCTGGCTTGTTCCACCTGTCATGTGATCGTTGACGCAAAGTGGTTCGCCAGGCTGGATAAGGCCGGCGAGGAGGAAGAGGATATGCTGGACTTGGCCTTTGCCCTGACCCACACCTCGCGACTGGGTTGCCAGATCAGGATTACCGACGAGCTTGACGGCATGATCGTCACCCTTCCCGCCGCCACCCGCAATATGATGGTGGATTAAAGCATGAGGTGGACCGATATCCATGAGATCGCCATTGAGCTGGAAGACGCTCATCCTGACGCGGACGTGGTTAATCTGAGCTTCACCAAACTTTGGAAGTGGGTTCAGGAGCTTCCCCGGTTTGACGACGATCCGGAACGTTCCAACGAAAAAATACTTGAATCCATTCAGGCGGCCTGGCTTGAGGAAAGGGGATAGCCCGGCAATGGAAAAGCCGGTCCCGCCGCGCTTCGAGGAATTCGGACTTACCGAGATCGAGTACAGGAAAACTCCAAAACTGCTCCGTCATGTGCTTTGTGAGAAAACCTGCGCCCGCCTTGGACTGATCATTGCCGCCGCCGCCGGCGCGGCGACATTCGCCGGATTGCTCAACAAGATGGAATCGACTTTACACGGATGGTATTTCGGCCTGCCTGTCGGGTTCGTGGTGTTTTTGATGGCGGCTTTTCTGGCGCCGGTTTTTATCAGGTTTCCGGTTCGATTCCTGTCGGCTTTGCAGGAACGCCTGTCAGGAGCCGTGAGCGAGTCCGCCCGCCGGGCCGCTCTCTACGACGACGCCATGGAGGATTATCGCAAGGCGATGATCAAGTACAAAAGTCAGTATCGCTAGAACCCGACGTTCATCTGATCGCCGAACCCACGCGGGTCGGTTCGGGCCGAGCACTGCTCGGGCTTGCCCGGAAGTCCGTCAAAACAAGACACCGCGTTGACCCGCGCCAGCGTCTTGGTGGCGGCGACCGTATGGCCGCGTTTGGCGAGATTTTTGAGTTCGGCGTCGCTCAATCCCTGTTCATAATAAACCATGTCGGGGGCGCCGCTATGATGCACCCGCTTGGCGTTCATGACGTCCTCAAGGGGCGTCTCGTCAATCTGGGTGCCGGCAATGATGCTTACCAGCGCCGTCGGCGCCGCCACGCCTCCGGTAGCCGCTCCGGCGAAGAAGATCAGCCTCTGACTTTCGTCGGTGATCAGAACCGGCCCCAACGACGTCGGACCCCGCCCTCCCTTTCCGGGAAGCGCCGCGATCATGACGCCGGCGCCGGACGCCACGCGACCGATGCCGAACAGGTTGTTCATGGTCATGACGCAGGCTACCCCATAGCCGTCCTGGTCGATCACGGCGAAGCCGGAGGCGGAGGGATTTTCCTGGCGTTGCGCCGGCGCGGGGGTTACCGGCACATGCCGGTCTTCGCGGTAGCCGGCCATCAGCTTGCCCGTGCGTTCCGGCGCGGCCAGGGCGAAGACATCAACGGAGCCGGTCCCGTCCTCGCGCAGCCATTGCCCCCGATCGGCGAAAGCGCGTGAGGCGGTTTCGACAAGAAGATGGTTTCTTGCCTCAGGCGCCGTGTCCTCGTAGCGATCATCGTTGACCAGCATGCTCCACATCTCGGCGGCAACCGCGCCCGCCGCCGCCGGCGGCGGCGCAAAGTGAGTCAGCAACCCCTTGAAGGGAACAACAATGGCCGGACTCCATATGGGATGGTAGCTGTTCAAATCATCGAAGGTCAGCGATCCGCCGGCCGAATTAACCGCTTCCACCAGTTTACGCGCCGTCTCGCCGCTATAAAAATCGGCAGGCCCCAAACTGCGGAGCCGACTCAGCACCGCCGCCAAT of the Rhodospirillales bacterium RIFCSPLOWO2_02_FULL_58_16 genome contains:
- a CDS encoding 2Fe-2S ferredoxin — its product is MPRITFIDPDGSRHDVDAPIGMSVLEIAHKHGVNLEGACEGSLACSTCHVIVDAKWFARLDKAGEEEEDMLDLAFALTHTSRLGCQIRITDELDGMIVTLPAATRNMMVD
- a CDS encoding Fe-S assembly protein IscX; this encodes MRWTDIHEIAIELEDAHPDADVVNLSFTKLWKWVQELPRFDDDPERSNEKILESIQAAWLEERG